Part of the Natrinema caseinilyticum genome is shown below.
CCGACTCCGTGACGACCGTGCGGGATCGACTCGAAGCGGCCGACGTCGAGGTCGAACTCGTGCGCCGTCACGGGGATCCGGCGGAGGAAATCATCGAGTACGCCGATTCGAACGACGCGGACGCCATCGTCGTTCCCGGTCGGAAACGCTCGCGGGTCGGCAAGGCGGTGTTCGGCAGCGTCACGCAAGACGTCATCCTCAACTCGGATCGGCCGGTCAC
Proteins encoded:
- a CDS encoding universal stress protein, translating into MYHIVVPVDEDERRAAAAGEFVTNLGAESGLNADLDDVSVTVVNVFKEFKAIDDGGNVRSEDLYDEDTFPDSVTTVRDRLEAADVEVELVRRHGDPAEEIIEYADSNDADAIVVPGRKRSRVGKAVFGSVTQDVILNSDRPVTIV